ATGGGCAAGGAGATCTTGCTACAGAAAAACCAGAAGAACGTAAAGCAGCTGTTGAAAATCATTACAAGTGGGTAGATGCAGCAGAAGCAATGGGTTGTCATTCTATACGTGTAAATCTTGCGGGAGGAACTACTAAAGAAAAATGGCTAGAGAATGCTGTAGATGGCTTAACACAGTTGGCTACCTACGCTAAAGACAAAAATATTAATGTAATTGTAGAAAATCATGGAGGTTTTTCTTCTAATGCGGAAGATTTAGCAACAGTAATGAGTACCGTTAACATGCCAAACTGTGGTACGCTTCCAGATTTTGGAAATTTTTGCATCAAAAGAAAAGATGGTTCAGTGTATAATGGGGAGTGTGCCGAAGAATATGACATGTATAAAGGGGTACAAGAATTAATGCCGTTTGCAAAGGGTGTAAGTGCAAAATCTTACAATTTTGATGCAGAAGGAAACGAAACTAAAATCGATTTTTCTAAAATGATGAAAATCGTGAAAGAGGCAGGTTATGAAGGTTTTGTGGGTGTAGAGTATGAGGGAGATGTTTTGACGGAAGAAGAAGGGATTATTGCGACTAAAGATTTATTGCTTAAGGTAGCTAAGAATTTAAAATAGAGAATTTATGGGGAGATGGTCGTATTTTTAACCCATTAGTCAATTAACAGATAGGTTACATACCTTGTAAACGATAAAACAAACAACCAAATATAATAGCACATGGAACAAATGAATAAGCGTAAAGTTTTCTTAGCCGCTTGTATGGCATTAATTGTAACCTCTATGACCTTTGCAATTAGGGCAGGAATTTTAACCCAACTAGGGAAAGATTTTGGTATAAGCAATCAAGAATTAGGGTGGATCAATAGTATGGCATTTCTTGGATTTCCATTGGCAATGCTACTTGGAGGTCTTATGTATAATACCTTGGGTGCTAAAAAATTATTGATGGTTGCCTTTGTTTGTCACTTGCTTGGGCTGGTGTTGACTATCTATGCAGGTGGTTTTTGGACTTTAATTATCTCCACGTTCTTTATAGGTTTTGCAAATGGCTCTGTAGAGGCAGCTTGTAATCCTATGATTGCAGATATGTATACCAACAATAGAACTGCTATGTTGAACAAATTTCATGTGTGGTTTCCTGGTGGTCTTGTAATTGGGGCCTTAGTGTCTAAATTTATGACAGACGGAGGTATAAACTGGCAAATGCAAATTGCTACGATGTTAATTCCAACAGCAATTTATGGCTTTTTGGTATTTACTCAGAAATTTCCTCAAAGTGAAAATATTGAATCTAATACATCAGCTAACATTAAAGCACTAGCAAATCCGTTATTCTTATTCATGATGGTATGTATGACGCTAACAGCAACTTCAGAATTTATACCACAACAATGGATAGAATCTATCTTAGGGAGTTCAGGAGCAAGCCCTATGCTTGTTTTAGCTTTAGTAACAGGTATAATGGCTTTAGGTCGCTTTTTTGCAGGGCCAATTATCCATAAGTTAAACCCAATAGGGGTGCTGCTTATGTCTGCAATTATAACCGCTACAGCAATTTATTTTATGAGTGTTGCAGATGGTGCTATGATTTATGTAGCCGCAGCGTTATTTGCATTAGGAGTGTGTTATTTTTGGCCTACTATGATTGGGTTTGTATCAGAATATACTTCTAAAACTGGGGCGCTTGGAATGTCTTTAGTAGGTGGTGCAGGAATGTTTGCAACCTCTATATGGAATCCAATTATTGGGTCAAGACTAGATACTGAAAAAGAAAGTGCACTTGCTGCAGGATTAATAGGAGAAGTAGCTGAAGTTGCAGCAGGGAAAGCAGTATTAGGTTTTATGGTATACTTTCCACTTGCGTTAGTGGTATTGTTTGGTATTCTATTTGTTATCCGTAAAAAAATTGAAGCACAAAGAATTGCGCAATCGGCATATAAATTATAATATAATATAAAATGAAATTAAAAGTAAAGATTCAGTTGTCCTTGATGATGTTTTTGGAGTTTTTCATTTGGGGAGGGTGGTTTGTTACCTTAGGTACTTTTTTAGGCAATAACCTTAATGCAAGTGGCGCTGAAATAGGGATGGCTTTTTCTACGCAGTCATGGGGCGCTATTATCGCACCGTTTATTATAGGGCTTATTGCCGATAGGTATTTTAATGCAGAGCGAATATTAGGGGTGTTGCATTTAGCGGGTGCTTTTTTAATGTACCAAATGTATGGCGCTGAAGATTTCGCTACATTTTATCCTTATATATTAGGGTATATGATTTTATATATGCCAACATTGGCATTGGTTAATTCTATATCTTTTAAGCAAATGAAAGATCCTGCAAAAGAATTTTCTTTGGTTCGAGTTTTTGGGACTATAGGTTGGATACTTGCGGGCTTACTAATTAGTTTTGTATTTTTCTGGGATTCACCAGAATCGCGGGAGGTTGGAATGCTTAAAAACACCTTTTTAATGGTAGCTATAGCCTCCGTAGTATTAGGCTTGTTTAGCTTTACGCTTCCTAAAACTCCTCCGGGAGTAGCAAAAGGAGAAAAGGTTAAAATAGCAGACATATTAGGACTTGATGCATTACGATTGTTAAAGGATAAAAATTTTTTAATTTTCTTTATCTCTTCCATATTTATTTGCATCCCTTTAGCGTTTTATTACCAAAATGCGAATCCATTTTTGTCAGAAATAGGAGTTAATAATCCAACTGGGAAAATGACAATAGGACAGGCTTCTGAGGTGTTCTTTATGCTGCTGTTGCCTTATTTCTTTAAGAAATTTGGGTTTAAGAAAACAATCTTAGCAGGAATGGTTGCTTGGACATTGCGTTACATGCTTTTTGCATACGGTAATGCAGGAGAATTTGCATTTATGTTAATCATAGGTATTGGTCTTCATGGTATTTGTTATGATTTCTTTTTTGTTTCTGGTCAAATATATACCGATTCTAAGGCAGGGGAAAAATATAAAAGCGCTGCTCAAGGACTAATAACCCTAGCCACTTATGGTATTGGTATGTTAATTGGTTTCTGGGTAGCGGGTAAAATTACGGATACTTATTTAGTTGCAGAGAATTTACATGATTGGAAAACTATTTGGACCTATCCGGCAATTTTTGCTTTGGGAGTCTTAGCGCTTTTTATGGTATTTTTTAAAAATGAAAAAATTGAATATAAAGATTAAAATATAAAAATGGCAAAGAAAATTAGATTAGGAATTTTAGGAGGAGGAGGGGACTCTCTTATTGGAATATTGCATAGAGTTGCTTCGCAGATAAATGATAATTACGAAATAGTTGGTGCAGTTTTCAATCCCAAATTCGAGGATAATATTTCATTCGCTGAAGAAATAGACATTCCAACAAATCGTATTTATAAGGATTTTGATACCTTAGTAGAAGAAGAGATGAAACTTCCGGAATCAGAGCGTATTCAAGTATGTTCAGTACTCACACCAAATTTTTTACATTTTCCAATGGCGAAGAAATTGTTGGAAAACGGATTTAGTGTTATCTGTGAAAAGCCAATGACGACCACCTATGAGGAAGCTAAAATTCTACAGGCTACCTTAGAAAAGGCAGGGACAATTTTTGCAGTAACCCATACGTATACTGGGTATCCTATGGTGCGTCAAATGCGTGAGATGGTTAAACAAGGCGCTTTAGGTAAGATCCAAAAGGTAGATGTGCGTTATTACCAGGGGTGGCTAAACCCAGTAATTCATGATAAAGAAAAGAGGTCTTCTACTTGGCGATTAGATCCTGAGAAAGCAGGAATTAGCTGCTGCATGGGAGATATAGGAGTGCATGCTTTTAATATGATTGAATATACAACTGGTATGCAAGTAAAATCTATTCTAGCCGATTTAAATTACTTGTATGACGACAATCAAATGGATATTGATGGTACAGTATTGGTTCGTTTTGATGGAAATGCAAAAGGTGTGCTACGTTCAAGCCAAATTGCAACAGGGGAAGAAAACGGATTAGCGATTGCTATTTATGGCGATAAAGGTGGTTTAAGATGGGAGCAAGAAAATCCTAACTACCTATACGTTATGAGTGATGATAAGCCATTACAGGTTTACAAACCAGGTCATGCCTATAACTCTAAGTTGTCTTTAGATGGCACAAAGTTGCCTCCAGGGCATCCAGAAGGTATTTTTGATTCTATGGCTAATATATACTTAGGAGTATCAAAAGCAATTAGAGGTCAAGAATATAACGACGGTGAGTTTCCAACCATAATGGATGGTGTAAGAGGTTTAAATTTTATAGAAAGTACAGTGGCTTCTCATAAAAATGGGAATACATGGGTAGTTTTAGATTAATATATAATCATAAAAAGAAAAAAAGCCGCACTATGCGGCTTTTTTTTTATTTAAATACTTTTTCAAATTCTTGACATACTACAATCATACTGTCTCTAGGTTCTCTTTTAAAAGGCGCTAGTTCTCGTGTGTAATACTCCCAATGGCTTTTTTTCCAATGTATTAAGCTTTTGTCACCTTCACCTTCTAGTCGTGCATAATCTTCATTTATGCTAAAAAAAGGCTTTAGTTTTACGGCCGTAGTTTTTACAATGCACTTTGCCTTACCACTCCAATCTGTTACTACTAGAAAATCGCCAATTTTAGGTAAAGGCTCATTTTGTAATTGCAGCCCTAAGAGGGAAGGGGAAGTAGCCTTTTTTATGTTTTTTAAAACTAATTCTACACATTCATTCGCATCATTTTCATTATCGCAAAAATGAATGCTCTTTGGGGCTGTAACGAAAGCATCTTCTAAATGTTTGTCTAAATAATCGCCCCACATATTTCGGGCTGAAGCATTGTCCATATTTTTTTTGTCTATTACTTATACAAATTTACCTAATTTGAATTGTTCTGCTGCATGGTTTGCTGCTCTTGCAGTAAAGGCCATATAGGTTAAGGATGGGTTTACACAACTAGAGGATGACATAAAAGCACCGTCTGTAACATATACATTAGGTACACTATGTATTTGATTGTATTTATTTACAATAGATGTTTTTGCATCGTGTCCCATTCTAGCACCACCCATTTCATGAATACCAAGACCTGGCCCTGTTTCTCTATCGTATACATTTACATCTTTGAAGCCCGCTTCTGTTAATATAGTAGCAATCTGTGTTTTAATATCTTTACGCATGTTGTATTCGTTCTCTTTGAATTCAACATCAAAATTTAACTGAGGCAATCCCCATTTATCTTTTTTGTTAACGCTTAAGGTTACGCGGTTTTCATCATACGGCAAAAACTCTCCAAAACCAGTAGCGCCAATTTGCCATTCTCCAGGTTTTAAAATATTTTCTTTTAAACTCGCTCCGTATCCCATCTCTGCAACAGATTCTGTCCAACTACCCCGGCTTGCGCTACCTTGATATCCAAAGCCTCTTATGTAATCTTTCTTTTCAGATGATTCATCTAAGTTTACAAATCGTGGAATATAAAACCCATTAGGTCTTCGGCCTTTGTAATATTTATCTAAATAGCCTTCTACCTTTGCATTGGCACCAAGTTGATAATGGTGATCCATAATACCTCTTCCTAGTGCGTCAGAATCATTCCCTAATCCGTTTGGAAAACGTTCAGATTTTGATTGTAGTAAGATACCAACGGAGGCCATTGAAGAAGCGCATAAGAAAATCACATCTGCATTAAATGTTATTTTTTCATTGGTTTCTGCATCTATAATTTTTACCCCTGTAGCTTTCTTGGTAGTGTCGTCATAAATAACTTCATATGCAATAGAATTAGGTCTTAGGGTCATGTTTCCTGTGCGTTCTGCTGCAGGTAATGTAGAAGAGTTACTGCTAAAATATCCTCCAAAAGGGCAGCCTCTCCAACATCTATTTCTGTATTGGCAGGGTTGTCTGCCCTCCATAGGTTTTTCTTTATCTGTAATATGAGCAACACGTCCAATAGTTAGCAAACGTCCATCATCAAACTTTTCAGCCATAGATTTTTGTAAATCTATTTCCACACAGTTCAAATCCATCGGAGGTTGAAATTTTCCATCAGGCAATTGCTTTAAGCCTAGGTTCTGTCCGCTTACGCCAATATATTCTTCTACTTTATCATACCATGGAGAAATGTCTGTGTAGCGTACCGGCCAATCAACACCATGGCCGTCTTTTTTATTGGCTTCAAAATCTAAATCGCTCCAACGGTACGTTTGTTTTCCCCAAGTTAATGATCTTCCACCTACATGATACCCTCTAATCCAATCAAATCGTTTAGTTTCTTCATAAGGATGCTCTAAATCGTTTACAAAAAAATGTTTGGAGTCTTCTTTTGGAGCCCAGCCTACTCTATTTTGAACATGATATTTTTTCTTATCTTCCCTAGAAAGTTCCCCTTTCAAACCATAATCCCAAGTGTCATCATTCATGGTTTTATAATCTTTAATATGTTCTACCATAGGTCCTCTTTCTAGAACTAATGTTTTTAATCCGTTTTCGCAGAGTTCTTTTGCTGCCCATCCTCCTGTAATTCCTGTTCCTACAACGATTGCGTCATATTCCTCGTGTTGATTCATGGCTGTATATGTGTTATTATTCTATTGTAATTAGTATATTTAGTCATTGCCAATTTTAAAATGGACTTTGAATACAAACATTAAATATAAGAGATTAATTCTTAATTTTTTAGTAATCAAATCATTCGAAACGTAATTTTTTAAATATTTAATAAAATAAAGATGAAAACAATAAAAGGACCTGCAGTTTTTTTAGCACAATTTGTAGACAGTAAAGCACCATTCAATTCTCTAGACGGAATGTGTAAATGGGCTTCAGATTTAGGATATAAAGGAATTCAAATTCCTACTTGGGTAGATTTTTTAATAGATTTAGATAAGGCTGCAGAAAGTCAAACCTATTGTGATGAACTTAAAGGTAAAGTTAATTCGTACGGATTAGAGATCACCGAGCTTTCAACGCATTTACAAGGGCAGTTGGTTGCTGTAAATCCAGCTTATGATTTAATGTTTGATAATTTTGCACCAGATAAAGTAAAAAACAACCCTAAAGCACGTACGGAATGGGCTGTAGAAACAGTAAAAAAAGCAGCTACGGCAAGTAGACGCTTAGGTTTAAATACCCATGCTACTTTTTCTGGAGCTTTGCTTTGGCATACAATGCACCCATGGCCGCAACGACCTGCTGGTTTAGTAGAAATGGGTTTTGAAGAATTAGCAAAGCGTTGGATGCCAATTTTAAATCATTTTGATGAACAAGGGGTTGATGTGTGTTATGAAATACACCCTGGAGAAGATTTGCATGATGGCGATACTTTTGAACGTTTCTTAAAAGCAACGAATAATCATAAGCGCGTAAATATCCTTTATGATCCTAGTCATTTTGTTTTGCAACAGTTAGACTATATCACTTATATAGATCATTACCATGAATTTATTAAATCATTCCACGTAAAAGATTCTGAGTTTAACCCAACAGGAAAAAAAGGTGCTTTTGGGGGCTATAATGATTGGGGAGATAGAGCAGGGCGTTATAGATCTTTAGGAGATGGCCAGATAGATTTTAAAACAATTTTTTCTAAACTAACACAGTACGGTTGTGATGTTTGGGCAGTTATGGAATGGGAATGTTGCATAAAAAGTCCGGAACAAGGTGCAAGAGAAGGGGTTAAATTTATTCAAGATCATATTATTGAGGCTACAGAGAAAACATTTGATGATTTTGCTGGGTCAAAGATTGATAAAGAGGTGTTAAAGAAAATTTTAGGAATTTAATTTTTAAATGATGAACAAAATTATACTAATTGCCTTTCTGGCATTTTTTATCAGTTGTAAAGATGAGGGTAAAAAAACACCTGATTTAAATGAAGAAACAACAGAAAATCCTACCGCAAAAGAAATGGAGTTAGCCAATGAATGGGTAGTGCTTTTTGATGGAGCTAATTTTAACCAATGGAAAGAATACGCAAAAGATGGGGTTTCTAGCCAATGGAAAATAGAAGATGGTGCCATGGTATTTTATCCCCCAGAAGAAAGAAATTCTGGCGATGCTTACAACTTAGTGACCAAAGAGGAATACACAGATTTTGTACTATCCTTAGAATGGAAAATAGCAGAAGCAGGTAATAGTGGTATTTTTTGGGGTGTAAAAGAAGATTCTACACTTACAGAAGCCTACCAAACAGGGCCAGAAATACAAGTTTTAGATAATACAAAACATCCTGATGCTAAAGCAGGAACAACACATCAAGCAGGTGCATTGTATGATATGATTGCACCGTCAGAAGATGTTACAAATCCAGTTGGAGAATGGAATACGTGTGAAATTACTATTAATCATAAAACCAATACAGGTAGTGTAATGCTTAACGGCACCATGGTTGTAGAATTTCCTGTAAATGATCCGGAGTGGAGTAAGATGGTCGCAACATCGAAATTTGCAGATTGGGAACATTTTGGTAAGTATACCACAGGTAAAATTGGTTTGCAAGATCATGGAGATGGCGTGTCTTATCGAAATATAAAAATCAAACAACTTTAAAAACACTCAACTTAATGTCAGTACCAATGAAATATTTTTATATGGTTACGTTGCTTACTTTCTTTTCTTGTAATGCACAAACTAAAGAAGTTAAAACAACAGAAGAGCCTACTGTGATTACGTATGATGAATATTCAGGGGAGGAACCAACTACGCCGGAACAGACTGAATTTTATGCACCTGTTCCTCCTGTGGTAAAACCTGCGCAAAATAATGGTGTGCCTAGTGATGCTATTGTATTGTTTAATAACAATAGCCTTAATGAATGGGTTAGTGTTAACAACGAGAATAAACCAGCAGATTGGATTATTAATACCGATGGTAGTTTTACCGTAAAAAATAAGGCAGGAGATATTAGGACTGTCCAAGAGTTCGGAGATATTCAATTGCATTTAGAATGGAAATCTCCTGCAGTGGTGAAAGGAGACAACCAAAGTAGAGCTAATAGTGGTATTTTTCTTCAAGGCCGTTACGAGGTTCAAATTTTAGATAATAATGATAATGATACCTATGTAAATGGTCAAGTAGCATCAATTTACAAGCAACATATTCCTTTAGCAAAAGCTTCTGTGCCTAGTGGGGAATGGAATACGTATGATATTATTTATCATGCACCAGAATTTAATAAAAAAGGGCAAAAGACTACTGCTGCTACTATTACGGTTTTGCATAATGGTATTTTAGTGCAGGACCATGTAGCGATAAAAGGTACCACACCTTATATTGGTTGGCCTAAAAATGAAGCGCATGGTAAAGCTCCTATAATTCTTCAAGATCATGGGGATGATAGTGGTGTTAGCTTTAGAAACATATGGGTAAGAGCGTTAAAATAACACCTTTTATTTGCAGATTCTAAGTTTGCGATGAAGTGAAAATAAGTAAAGGTGATTTTTTAATTACCTTTGCCTAAATTAATAGCTATTTATGATTCAGTCTATGACGGGTTTTGGGAAGCATGTGATACAGCTTCCTAGTAAAAAAATAACCATCGAAATTAAATCTTTAAACAGTAAGAGTTTAGATTTAAATGCGAGAATACCATCTTCTTATAAAGAAAAAGAACTACAATTAAGAAAAACGATAGCTACTGCTTTAGTTAGAGGTAAGATTGATTTTAGCTTGTATATTGAAAATACGGGCGATGAAACTTCATCCGTAATTAACGAAGTTGTGTTACGTCAATATATGAAGCAACTTAGCGCTATTGCTAATGTGGAAGATGCTCGCTTATTAGAGATGGCAATTAGAATGCCGGATGCAATGAAGACGGAGCGTGAAGATATTGACGCAAAAGAATTTGTTGCCATAGAAGAAACTTTAGTTGTTGCGCTAGAAGAGATCAACAAATTTAGATCGGAAGAAGGTCAGGTTTTAGATGATGATTTTGTAAGTAGAGTTACAACGATAAAAAATTTACTTACCGAAGTAGAAAAATTAGATATTGATCGTTTAAGTACTATTCGTGAGCGTTTAGAAAAAGCAGTTGCAGACCTTTCCGTAAACTTAGATAAGAATAGGTTTGAGCAAGAATTGATCTATTATCTAGAGAAATACGATATAACAGAAGAAAAAGTACGTTTAAATAATCATTTAGATTATTTCTTGACGACCTTGAAGTCAGTAGATTCTAATGGAAGAAAATTAGGATTTATTTGCCAAGAAATAGGAAGAGAAGTAAATACTATTGGTTCTAAAGCCAATTTTGCTCCATTGCAGCAAGTTGTAGTGCAAATGAAAGATGAGTTAGAAAAGATTAAAGAACAAATGTTAAACGTATTATAATGAAAGGTGGAAAGCTTATTATATTTTCTGCACCTTCTGGAAGTGGGAAAACAACAATCGTCAGGCATTTGTTAGAGAAAAACGATTTAAACCTCGCTTTTTCAATTTCTGCAACGTCTAGACCAAGAAGAGGAAAAGAAAAAAACGGAGAGCATTATTATTTTATTTCACTTTCAGAATTTAAGAGACATATTAAAAATGATGACTTTTTAGAATGGGAAGAGGTATACAGGGATAATTTTTATGGAACGCTTAAGACGGAAGTAGAACGTTTATGGGCAGAAGGTAAAAATGTAATTTTTGATATTGATGTTGTTGGAGGTTTAAGAATAAAAAAGAAGTTCCCGGAGCAAACTTTAGCGGTATTTGTAAAACCGCCGAGTGTAGATGAACTTAAAATAAGATTAAAAAAACGCAGTACAGAAAGTGATGATAAAATAAACATGCGTATAGCTAAAGCTTCTGTAGAATTAGCAACTGCACCACAGTTTGATAGAATCATTAAAAATTACGATTTAGATACTGCTTTAGATGAATCCTATAAATTGGTACAAGAATTTTTAGCATCTAAAAAGGAATCGTAATTTGAAAAAAGTTGGTTTATATTTCGGGACATTCAATCCAATACATAGTGGCCATTTAATCATAGGTAATCATATGGTAGAGTTTTCAGATCTTGATGAGGTTTGGTTTGTTATAACACCACAAAGTCCATTTAAGACAAAGAAATCACTATTAGATAATCAACATAGATATCAAATGGTTTTAGAAGCTACAGAGGCTTATGATAAATTAAAACCAAGTAGGATTGAGTTTAATCTTCCGCAACCAAATTATACAGTAACCACCTTAGCCTATCTTTCGGAAAAATATCCTAATGGATATGATTTTTCTCTGATTATGGGAGAAGATAACCTTAAAAGTTTTCACAAGTGGAAGAATTACGAGGTTATACTTGAAAATTATTCTATTCATGTATATCCTCGAATTTCGGACGGAAAAATAGCGCATCAGTTTTTGAGCCATCCTAAAATATTTAGGGTTGATGATGCACCAATTATGGAAATTTCATCTACATTTATTCGCAAGAAACATAAGGAAGGCAAAAATATTAAGCCAATGTTACCTCCGGAAGTTTGGAAATATATGGATGAAATGAATTTTTATAGGAACTAACCTAATCTGAAACTATTAACTTTTCTACCCAAATTATAGCTTCGTCTAAATTATCAAAAATATTTACAGGTTTGTTCACGAAGGACTGTTCCATTTCTGCAATTTCTTTATTCATACTATCATAAACTACAACGGCAAAACCTTTTAGATTAGGGAATACAGGTATTGTTTTAAAATGCGATGTGGGATTAAAAGAATAAGAATTTTTTCGATTGGATATAAAGACAAACGGAGTATGTTTTCCATAATGAGCCTTTCCTAGCTCTAATAACTCTTTGGCGTTCTCATAGGAGAGCGCAATGCCTTCATTGATCTCAGAGATTGCATAGTTTTCATAAATATATACCACCCCAACAGAAAGTTGGTATCTCTTTATAAGTTTTCTATTTAAATGAGATGTCATAGGTAGTATATTAACTCATTTTAAGTTAATGAAAATGTATCTATAAGGCTAGTTAAATTGTATGTTCTAGACAAAATGCTGTATAGTATGCATTATTTGCAGTGAATTTAGCTTTAGTCTACTCTTGAGTTATTTAAGGTGAAAAAATGTTAAGGTTTTTTAAAAAGCTTTACTATTGCTCTTTGTTTTTCTACTTTAGGAAGTTATAATCTAAGCCTTTACATGAAAAAACTACTACTACTATTTATGTGCCT
This genomic stretch from Cellulophaga algicola DSM 14237 harbors:
- a CDS encoding YicC/YloC family endoribonuclease, with protein sequence MIQSMTGFGKHVIQLPSKKITIEIKSLNSKSLDLNARIPSSYKEKELQLRKTIATALVRGKIDFSLYIENTGDETSSVINEVVLRQYMKQLSAIANVEDARLLEMAIRMPDAMKTEREDIDAKEFVAIEETLVVALEEINKFRSEEGQVLDDDFVSRVTTIKNLLTEVEKLDIDRLSTIRERLEKAVADLSVNLDKNRFEQELIYYLEKYDITEEKVRLNNHLDYFLTTLKSVDSNGRKLGFICQEIGREVNTIGSKANFAPLQQVVVQMKDELEKIKEQMLNVL
- the gmk gene encoding guanylate kinase, whose amino-acid sequence is MKGGKLIIFSAPSGSGKTTIVRHLLEKNDLNLAFSISATSRPRRGKEKNGEHYYFISLSEFKRHIKNDDFLEWEEVYRDNFYGTLKTEVERLWAEGKNVIFDIDVVGGLRIKKKFPEQTLAVFVKPPSVDELKIRLKKRSTESDDKINMRIAKASVELATAPQFDRIIKNYDLDTALDESYKLVQEFLASKKES
- the nadD gene encoding nicotinate (nicotinamide) nucleotide adenylyltransferase — protein: MKKVGLYFGTFNPIHSGHLIIGNHMVEFSDLDEVWFVITPQSPFKTKKSLLDNQHRYQMVLEATEAYDKLKPSRIEFNLPQPNYTVTTLAYLSEKYPNGYDFSLIMGEDNLKSFHKWKNYEVILENYSIHVYPRISDGKIAHQFLSHPKIFRVDDAPIMEISSTFIRKKHKEGKNIKPMLPPEVWKYMDEMNFYRN